The Pseudomonas sp. MH9.2 genomic interval GCGAAGAGGAATTCAGCCTGCACGGCCTCGGCCATCTGCAAGGCCCGATTCTGGAGCTGGGGCGTACCTGCGTTGATCCGGCGTACCGCAACGGCGGCACCATCGCGGTGTTGTGGAGTGAGCTGGCGGAAATCCTCAATGAAGGCAGCTACAGCTACCTGATGGGCTGTGCCAGCATTCCGATGCAAGATGGTGGCATCCAGGCCCACGCGATCATGCAGCGCTTGCGCGAACGCTACCTGAGCACTGAACATCTGCGTGCCGAGCCGAAAAATCCGCTGCCAGTCTTCGACCTGCCCAAGAACGTCATCTGTGAAATGCCGCCACTGCTCAAAGCCTATATGCGGTTAGGGGCAAAAATCTGCGGCGAGCCATGCTGGGATGAAGACTTCCAGGTGGCCGACGTTTTCATTCTGCTCAAACGCGACGAGCTGTGCCCCCGTTACGCCCGCCACTTCAAGGCGGCCGTGTGATGAGCCGGGTACGCGGCTATGCCCGTGTTGCGCGGGTGCTGTGGGTGATTGCTCTGGGGCTGACCATTGCCGGC includes:
- the olsB gene encoding L-ornithine N(alpha)-acyltransferase, with protein sequence MTQIARSRDTGAERRLQAERLIGPQALHEAQSLRFSVFSGEFNAKLKGAELGLDRDDYDVHCAHIGVRDLTTGRLVATTRLLDHKAANTLGRFYSEEEFSLHGLGHLQGPILELGRTCVDPAYRNGGTIAVLWSELAEILNEGSYSYLMGCASIPMQDGGIQAHAIMQRLRERYLSTEHLRAEPKNPLPVFDLPKNVICEMPPLLKAYMRLGAKICGEPCWDEDFQVADVFILLKRDELCPRYARHFKAAV